The sequence below is a genomic window from Humulus lupulus chromosome 3, drHumLupu1.1, whole genome shotgun sequence.
GGCCCAAGCTTCCTTCGCCTAACCAAatgctcgatcgggcattaggcttctctcctcggaccaaggtggtccgatcCACCATCTATTCCTCCTTGGACCTGAATGGTCGAAGGTACCTCCTATGAGTATGCTCGATCGGCCACAatgtggctttccccttttgagtaaaacttgagccttattctttttgaacttattcgagccaagcttaacaagaggtcccctaagcttaggtccgatcggacctactgtttttatattttgaaccaaaattcatacctccctttcactttcttggtcttggcaccaatttaattatatgggtcttcaaactgaggtctgagccaagcaacccccagtctaaatactctcttcgattgggcgtatttggcttgacccTCTGTCCCATTCCTTAACTAATGCATTaggccattactaagccagatcaccctactaactcatgccacgtgtccatttcaccgccacgtcattcttttcaaatttttgggataacaatatgcattttaatatttttagtatGTGTTTTTTTTACTGTGGTATATAATTACTTTTACTAGGAGTGCTCTTAGAGTATTTGGGTTAAAATGTCTATAATTTTAGTATGAAATTATGTCTAATCAATGATTGCATCTAGCATCACTTAAAATtatgggtttatacttttttgaactctgtattttgacaaattactttttgaaccctatgctttgtaaaatggttaaaatagaactctaaacccaattttggtcaatgttttttcaactaaaatcacaaataatttaccaaactaacaattcagaacaaaaataaaaccattctgcttaaaaactgtgttgttatattcaattttttctttatcaaaattgagtttagggttctattttaactattttacaaaacatagggtccaaaaagtaatttgtcaaaatatagggtccaaacaaataatgggaaaaaacacagggtccaaaaatgtataaaccctaaaattattaaaaactaaattagttttttaattttaatatttaaataatgtggcATGTATTCATTCAGTTGTTACATATAATTTAAGTATCAAAACTAGATATGAGTCTTAATTCAACTCTCGAATCTACCaatcaaattattttaaattaaaatatgtatttaattttaGAATGGTGACAATCTTAGATTCCATTTGGATaataaaatactctaaataatgCCTAAGAATATGGATTTTTTTAAGGTAAAGTGACTATCActataaacttttcattaaaagctTGTTTGGGAATAACTTTGTAATTACTAGGCCGTGTAACTACAAATCTGAGTAATTttactatattttaaaatacgAAGTGTATTTGGATATCAAGTAGTAATTACTTATGAATTCTTATGGCTATGTGTTAGTAATTACAcagaaaaaataatattatgtaatcaATACATTTTAAAATTGATGGTAATTAGTAATTACATAGTGTAATTACACCTAATTCTCATGGGAGCTATGAGAATTAGAGAGTGTAATTGAGACACCTCAATTACCTCAAATCACATAGTTACTCTGTAATTACATGGTCAAACAAACACGCAAAATTGAGTAATTACTTCGAATTACACCTAATTCTAATTACAAGGTGACTTTCCAAACACATCCTAAGAGATTACATAAACAAGATATCCAAAGTATAATtacatacactacaagaaaatggggtctttacctaccaattgtaagtgtaggtaaaaatagcctaatggtgggtaatatggtttacctaccaatattgaattggtagagattgataggtaaaagttagtggggaaagagtctttacctacacttattaacactagtaggtaaaagaatcagtggaccccactaagttataaatcaattgatgagtcatcagatgacgtgtttgatgacatggcatcctaTGTGGATGCTGACATGGTTTTTGTAGTTTTACgtgtctgatgacgtggcatcaTATGCGACATCCTACGTGacatcatatgtggcatcctgcgtggcatcctacgtggtaaCCTACGTGGtgtcattttattagcccacatagcattattttattggtctgttacacaatttatattttgttcaaatttaatggttatgtgtaggtaaaagataataacagttatttataaatgttctatattagaaataaactagaaaaaaaccatacaataataaaatgtttaatcctaaaattctttataatgttcaatactaaaataagtcataaagttatcattttaaggttacccctaccaaaataaaaaaaacttcataaagttcattccttagtaaattaatgtaaataaactaagaatcatcttgtgactcccgaactgaaaaagatggcgactctcttaaatttgcatctgaagcttggtctgttggaggtggtggaggcggtgCCATCAAATTGTTATGACGAAGCATATCCACAACTACACTAAGTTGTTCATTAGTAGCATTAAGGCGGGAAGTTGTATCATTAAGTCGTTTAACTAACTCTTCATAAGTTGGTTGATTACCCACAATATTTTCACGATGTGAAGTAGAAGTTGTGACACTAGGAGACCGCCCCCACCCTCGCAAGTATACCGAATCACGTCCAAGTACACGCTCCATAATCTCTTTATCAGACAGTTCTTCTGGAGGATGTTGACCCCTTAACTCCATCATTTTAtcctaataatatatttcattaattattagtaagaaatataataaataaaaatttaaattacttaCATATAATGGCCCGAGCTCTATTCCAGTCCATCCTTTCTCAGCATCATAATGCTTTAGACGCCATGTCTCAATTTGACCGGTAGGAGAAGTTAACACCATTCCACGTCGAATGTGATGTTGTGGTGCGAAGACTGAACCATTTTTCGACTCCCGTTTCCTCTTTGATCGATTGGTAGTATTCTTTAATGCTCTTTCCTAAAGAAATAAATCCAAATCaaatttattagaaatttttttACACAACCTTTTCTTTTGAACAACACAATgtctatttattacaaactttattGAACAGTTTAAcactaaaatatgaaaatcaaaGACAAAACAAAATACTAGAAAGAGTAGATGTTGTTTATGTAGGGCCAAATACTAGAAAGAGTAGATGATGCCAAAACAATAacattagcgtgcctagagggcaataattgatttaattatattaataaatgaatttgatgattatatgattagaaatgcatgtttaggtgaattaaatatgcatgtgggccccatttgactattagggcatatttgtaattttagctcgttgagggtataaatacaatattatgtatattgtgattgataccacgtgtgagtggtgatatatttgtgatgcatgatccgagaaGGTTCTAGGGAGTAGTTTAggtagaaagtcacaacggggtaaaatacccagctcgggaggagcctaggggtattttgggaacgtaatatgtgttcgggatttattgagtaacgggtagtagtttggtaattattttgatatgttgggattaaatggggatttataagaaTACTCAAGGAGTTAGCAAGATTtggcaaatgactaaattacccttggtGGTACTTGAGGACTTAGATTAACTAAGGGGCAATTTAGACCTTTTGGCAAGAGGATATACATGGTTTGGGAGCTAGGACTCTAGAAAGACTTAGATGAAAGGAAGGAAAGAACCAAAAgaactctcagctctctctcattcggctcgCCTTCTGTCTCTATGGTGCTTGGTTTTTGAAGGATTTAAGGCCAGAAATTCAAGGGTTCAAGGCTGGAACTTGGGAGGCTAGTAGCTTGGAATTCTGGGAATTAGTTCAGAGGCTTAATTAAGTTCAAGGGTAAGATTTTAACTCAACTTCTATGTTGAAATTCTGCTAGGAAGTGTTTTTTTAGTGACCTGAATTGTGTTTTGCTTTGTGGGTTTTGGGATGAAGTCTTGTGAAGTATAAGCTTAGGAATCTAAGAATTTAAGTATGGAGGGGGATTGGAGGCAGCTCAGGGTTGAATTCCtccttaaggtaaggattctttTGAATTCTGAAATgagtttctggtgtggtttaagtttttaaggaattttaaaccactaggtgatttggAGCTAGGATGTGTGTGTGAGTTTGATTCAGGTGTTTATGTGTTGTTATGTTGTTTATTTGGAGTTCTGGGTTGAATTGGAACTTGAATATACTTGGGGAATGGTTTGGGaaagttttggctcggggaaaatggtGGGAAAAGAACCCAGTTTTTTGGGTTCGCGTAGGAGTGCCGCGGCGCTGGGATGATTCAGGATAGGAAcccttgctgggtgccgcgacgCCTATAGGGCTGtgctgcggcgctaggccattttcagggccttgaattttgtgtttttagggctttggcccagggggctcgggggacgctttcacCACCTTgggtggggaaacgggaggtcctgagagcacgggatttgtaatgccccaaatttcctaataaggtttaggaccttgattaggaggccgggagggccataattgatttattatagtatttaatgattatatgcatgcttatgtgaattatattattatatgatggtgaatgcatgcatatgggttcatatgttaattataagggtattttggtaatttggccactgtgggtgtaattgtgtattttgggtgcatggttgtgattaattaatatagccacattataaggtggattggttcgagctattcggcatgagacgatcatgagatgtaagtgttcggtctagtcataacgggtttaagttcggggctcgagatgagtctcggggtcattttgatgactagagcattatcgggagttaaagggtaatgggagataatttattggtatttgggaatattgagaatagcgggaattggagagcgttaattataattaacgagataggcgggaaaggacggttttaccctcggaagcttttagagggatttatttggcttaagggcattatggtaccttaaggatttatatcagttttggggtttggaaggctgtagaaacagagcaaAACAACGACGTTTCTTCCTTCTTCCCTTACACTACTTTTCTCCATTTTCTcctttggggttttgagttccaagtggggtttcaagctagggaattcaaGAGCTGAGGTTGTGGACTTGGTTTAACCattgaggaaggttcaaagctGGTTTTAAGGTGAGTTCTAGCTATGGAATTCAAGttgtgctctgttttccttttggttgttagcttatggtttttgatgtagaaagtgggaatcaaagggagtttttgtgtgtgtttggttgggttttgatgaggggaagttatgggtgatgtttaggggtttaattgtgtgtttggaggaggttttgagttggtttaaagggctggtttgagaggaaaaatacAGGGGAAAACTGAGTTCGCGTGTGGTCTTTTTGctggtctgggctgagcgccgcggcacgGCTGTGGAGCGCCgtggcccttggcgtctggcagggaggccctctctgtttgagggcgcgccgcggcgcagctggggagggccgcgacccttaaggtcattttagcccaaaatggtgttttaagcttggggattcaagccttaggcctcggggttgtacctagtacccggttaagtggggattgatgtcccagaggctagatattggtttgggaacttatgttgattatttttattgatggtatttttatatttggttatgactaggtgaccgctaagggactaaaagttggtcgttctcaagggtcgttcttaaaatcattctagctcgaatctgaggtaagaaaattgcaccctgtgtatatgtgacatgcatggctattattgatgcatgttggttaattattgagtatgacatgcatggatattattgatgcatgttggttgactatcgagtatgacatgcatggctgttcttgatgcatgttggttgagtattgaacgtgacatgcatggttattactggtgcatgttggattgttaagtatgatgcatgtgatgcacgagaaacatgtgattaggacatgctttgtatactgggtatgatattgttcagagcttgagtctctgtgtttatgcatggtcctaattgtactagtacctgcttagtaagcatgctgaataccttgtttatgagtattggacatgtgataaatgattggtggcatgacttacttatgtatggcactgactagtcagggaccgaccctaaattcgagaatcatgcattgaatggctctatggcattaatgctggaccgaccctaaagtcgagaatcacgcattgaatggctctatgacattaatgtgggaccgaccctaaggttgaagaacttataagcgcttgcctggtctaagaccagatgatcatggccctagtgaccctatcgtcacatggctgggggacgctgtccttagttacgactctagagttgggaggatggttatgttggtgacctatcaccatgcacctatcctgatcaagcttatgaatgGACCACCTAttgattaagccctggtgaccctatcgtcacatggctgaagAGAGTgctgtacccacttctgtgacttttggctattgtcacctatttgcttaaGCTGTTGGTCCTAAGTAACcaatacaattactgttgatattatatcatgtcatctgttgatattacatcatgttatctattgatattatatcatgttacctgatgatatCATGTCATGTTAtctattgatattatatcatgttatattgtgttttcttgctgggcttcggctcacgggtgctacgtggtgcaggtaaaggcaagaggaagctagaccatccttgagttggagagcttaggtgatgacgtgtacatatgcagctgctcgtctgccacggccgaggtttaaagtggaactagggttgaaccctgttttgccgcttagaacggcctgttgtaaatattttctgtaatagactctgaaattatattttcgggatcccaatgtatatattaaacgttctagtgaaacgttacatcttaaccaaagtttttaatccctaaaccgctaatcatacttagttcacgattttggccaaatgactcggttagcgagtttagcactgtttacaaggcacaccgtaatggtccctggagtttggggcgttacaggatTGGTTCCGAGGTACAATTATGAATCGATTAGTAATGAGAACGTTACTTGTGGTTTGTGACTAGGCTACCGCTAGGACTCGGGAGAGGATCGTTCTCAGAGGTCGTGTTTGCTTGCTTGGCAACTAGCACTTggatttaaggtaagaaaactgttgtaccagtagagcagggcatggccctactGTGGTATTGCAGgacatggccctatgtgattgaattgcagggtgtagccctattgtttatgtttagtatatgtttaaatgtttgttgatattataatatgtatttcatatttgtgaatgaacggcgaaggccgagaacgacaggaagccgagtacggcaaggggccgggaacaacATTTAACATGTGGAGTGCAAAGTCGAGAACtgcaaggggccgagaacgacGTTCAGCACACGGAGTGTAGGCCGTTAGGGCAAGACCCTATTGGGATGCCCGAGTCATCCTcttggtgaagaccgcgaacacggggcctggtaaagcgcctgggacgacatggccgccatgtgtttagcctgtttgtaatgccccgaattctccgatgtggtttaatggcaggattagtaggccgggagggccatacttgcgtaattatgccattaattgataatatgcatgtatatgtgaattatattataatatgatgttaaatgcatgcatgtgagtccacattctaattacaggggtgtgatggtaatttggcccgttgatggtataattgtatatttgtatgtatgtcggtgatatgttgttgagaccacattataatgtgggtttgttcgagctattctgcatgagacgatcttggattgttgattagcggtctagtcataacaggtctaagttcggggctcgggatgagtctcagggtgattttaatgattagagcgctgccaggaattaaagggtaacgagatgtgaattattggtgtttgagattatcgagaatagtggaaattggagagcgttaattatgattgacgagataggtggaaaaaacCAATTtcgcccttgggagcctttagaaaccttatgtagagtccaagaactttacttagctaagatagatagtagtatgatagtatttatagcattatctttgttactatggatttttggtttagaccgggaattatttggacactcatagtagtacttatagattttctaagtttaatctatagtttaagaatattaagtataacctaaggtttgattaaagtgactgatattaaggatcatatttattatattataaggtttagacctcaaccaataggatttgaagcacatgttatgaatggtaattaaggattaagtattttggaggattaaatctaataaggagtaaagtttgaatgttatagggtcagtcagcagctttgagtacgttgagggcttagtcaaggctgtttactccattcaaacttagctaaaaatgtgtaatttcgtgtttaaatattcagcgagtgccgatatatcgcagctatagggggcgatatgcacggcagaccaatatgcagatatctacatccaagagattgtatgattgcatggaatccccaaaacgatagtgtcagataggggatcagtatttacgtcaagattttggagaaacttacagcgagctatgggtactaagttaagccttagtacaactttccatcctcagacagatgggcagtccgagcatacgattcatattttagaggatatgctacgcgcatgtgtacttgatttcggaggatcgtggaacaagtacttaccactgatcgagttctcgtacaacaacagctaccagtcaacgatcggaatggcaccttatgagtttctatatggacgaaggtaccgatcaccgttgcactaggacgaggtaggagaaaggcagcttctaaggcctgaagctgttagacaagctcaagaagtagTAACGCTTAGTAGACAGCGTgtgctggctgctcaaagccgtcagaaaagatatgcggataccaagcgacgcgatgtggaattccaagttggagatcaagatatctcctatgaaaagtgtcaagcggttcggaaagaagggcaagcttagtccccgattcataggtccttttagatattggacaaggtgggaacagttgcatatagactagccctaccgccagcactagccgatagtcacaacgt
It includes:
- the LOC133821012 gene encoding uncharacterized protein LOC133821012 is translated as MVLTSPTGQIETWRLKHYDAEKGWTGIELGPLYDKMMELRGQHPPEELSDKEIMERVLGRDSVYLRGWGRSPSVTTSTSHRENIVGNQPTYEELVKRLNDTTSRLNATNEQLSVVVDMLRHNNLMAPPPPPPTDQASDANLRESPSFSVRESQDDS